ACATCTTTAGTATCAATCTTGGCATCAGTAACCAAACCAGTTGGAAAAGTGACACCTGGTAAGTCCAAAATGTTGTACAAAGCAGTGTAGCCccaatatttaattttgtgtGGAATAGCGGCTGGTGCAAAATAACTTGGTGTTAAAATGTAGTCAACTCCCAATTCATTCATTCGGtcgttatatttttgtctCAAATCGTCTCTTCTATGGACATATCTCAATCCATCTAAAATAGACAATTGCTCAAAACCATGCCCAAACCTCAAATGATTTTCACTTAACGGATTCAAAGGTTCTCCACTTTCCTCATATCTACTGACATGGTTGTGGTTACCGTCAATATTATAACAAGTATTAACAATATCCATTGCTTCCGGCACATCTAAAGCCTCCCATTCAAGGACCGTGGCCCCTGCCTTTTTCAAGGATTCAGCAGCCAACTTCAAAGCTCTCAACATTGGTGGAGCAGGTTTAACAACACTGTCATCATAAACAATACCaatctttaaattttcaagATCAAGTTTGACATCTTTTCTCCATGGCATACGCAACATATAGTTGTCTGCTTTCCATGGTTCAGCATCTAAAAAGGTAGACATGTACAATTTGATATCTTCTGGGTTGTTAGCCAATGGACCGACAGAGCACAGAACAAACTCATTAGACATATCGGTATAACTAGCAATTGCACCTTTCAATGAGACCCTTTTATTAGTTGGTTTAAAACCCCAAATATTACAAAACGCAGCTGGTGCACGAATACTACCACCGATATCACTACCGGTACCTAATGGAGACCCATTTAGAGCAATTAAAGCAGCCTCACCACTTGTTGATCCACCTGGACTCAAAGCAGTGTTATGCGGGTTACTGCAGCGCCCAACCAAGTTATTATAGGAATCTAAACACATCAAACTTTGTGGTTGGGTGGTTCTAATATAAAAGACGGCTCCTGCTTTACGGAAGATTTCAGTAGTTAAAGCATCTTCTTCAGTAAAGTTGTCAATCATACTAACAAAGCCAGCATTAGTATTTTTACCTTTATAAGCATAATGTTCCTTCAGAGAAAATGGCAAACCGTGCAATGGACCAACAGTTTTACCAGTCTTTTCGTAGTACTCGTCCAATTCTTTGGCTCTAGCTAAGGCTTCTTCTGGAAAAAATTCCATAGCACAGTTGGTAACTTGAATAGCAATAGCTGCCTGCTTAATAAAAGCAGTAATAGTTTCAACACTAGTCAATTCACCCTTTGcaattttatcaacaatTTCAACACCTGGTAACTTAACAATCTTCAA
This Saccharomycodes ludwigii strain NBRC 1722 chromosome II, whole genome shotgun sequence DNA region includes the following protein-coding sequences:
- a CDS encoding uncharacterized protein (similar to Saccharomyces cerevisiae YDR242W | AMD2 | AMiDase), coding for MTAVTLDKVYYLDELKYKPDLTKFEKEFKPKIDTYKTKIKENIPKEATLPKVLKDGTELPEDFDTAAFKGASKIGELSGIMTPKELKIVKLPGVEIVDKIAKGELTSVETITAFIKQAAIAIQVTNCAMEFFPEEALARAKELDEYYEKTGKTVGPLHGLPFSLKEHYAYKGKNTNAGFVSMIDNFTEEDALTTEIFRKAGAVFYIRTTQPQSLMCLDSYNNLVGRCSNPHNTALSPGGSTSGEAALIALNGSPLGTGSDIGGSIRAPAAFCNIWGFKPTNKRVSLKGAIASYTDMSNEFVLCSVGPLANNPEDIKLYMSTFLDAEPWKADNYMLRMPWRKDVKLDLENLKIGIVYDDSVVKPAPPMLRALKLAAESLKKAGATVLEWEALDVPEAMDIVNTCYNIDGNHNHVSRYEESGEPLNPLSENHLRFGHGFEQLSILDGLRYVHRRDDLRQKYNDRMNELGVDYILTPSYFAPAAIPHKIKYWGYTALYNILDLPGVTFPTGLVTDAKIDTKDVEYKPRNDLEAYEYPLYDEKIYDSQPIALTLHGRRYYDEETVEASKIIQKIISEAASSA